The genome window AACACCTCCGGTTTCGTCTATTACGTATCCATTCTCGGCATCACCGGAACCGCCGCACCGGATACCGGCAAGGTCGCCGAGGCGGTCGTACGCATCAAGAAGCAGACGACGCTTCCCGTCGCGGTCGGCTTCGGCGTCAAGACGGCCGCGCAAGCCGAGGCGATCGGTGGTGCATCGGACGGCGTGGTGGTCGGTTCGGCGCTCGTTGAAGCGGTGCGCACCAGCCTCGACGACGACGGCAAGGCAACCGCCGGTACGGTCAAGGCGGTGGCCGATCTGGTCGCCGATCTGGCCGGCGGCGTGCGTGCGGCAGGCCAGCGCGCGGCCGAATAACAGGCCTTATGCCCGCCACGTTTTGATGGCGGAATTCCTGGCGGCAGGGACCGCCACAAACCGAACGGACGCAAGCTCGTGAACTGGATCAACACCGTTGTTCGCCCGAAAATCCGCAATCTTCTCGCCAAGCGGGAAGTGCCGGAGAATCTCTGGATCAAGTGCCCCGAAACCGGGGAGATGGTGTTCCACCGCGATCTCGAGGCCAACAACTGGGTGGTGCCGGCGTCGGGCCATCACATGCGAATGCCGGCGGCCAAGCGTCTCGACATGGTGTTCGGCGACGAGGCGTGGGAGACCATCCCGACCCCGGAAGTGCCGGTCGATCCGCTGAAGTTCCGTGACGAGCGGCGCTACACAGACCGGCTGAAGGACGCCAAGACCAAGACCGGCAAGGAAGATGCCGTGCTGATTGCGCGCGGCGCCATCGACGGCGTCGACGTGATCGCCTCGGTGCAGGACTTCTCCTTCATGGGCGGCTCGCTCGGCATGGCCGCCGGCGAAGCGCTGATCACCGGCATGACGCTGGCGCGCAAGGAGAAGAAGCCGTTCGTGCTGTTTGTCTCCTCGGGCGGCGCGCGCATGCAGGAAGGCATTCTCTCCCTGATGCAGATGCCGCGCACCACGGTTGCGGTCGACGCGCTGAAGGATGCGGGCCTGCCTTATATCGTCGTGCTGACCAACCCGACGACCGGCGGCGTGACCGCGTCCTACGCGATGCTCGGTGACGTGCATATCGCCGAACCCGGCGCGCTGATCGGCTTTGCCGGCCCGCGTGTCATCGAGCAGACGATCCGCGAGAAGCTGCCCGAAGGCTTCCAGCGCTCGGAATATCTGCTCGAGCACGGCATGGTCGACATGGTGGTGTCGCGCAACGACCTGAAAGACACGCTCGCCCGGCTGTGCCGGCTGTTGATGCGCGTGCCGGCCGCCGGCAAGACCGAAGCACCGACCAAGCCCGCACCGGTTGAAGCCGCCGCGCCTGCAGAGCCGAAAGCCGAGGCCGAAACCGAAGCGGCAAAGGCCGAGAGCGAAGACGCCACGCCCGCCGCCGCGCAATAGCCCCATCTCCACCCCCGCATCCGGGCGACTCACGGCCGGGTGCGTCTCTTCGCCGGGAGCCCGGTTTCTCGCATGACCGAAGCCAGCACGATCCTGGAGCGTCTCGCGGCGCTGCACCCGAAGAAGATCGACCTGTCGCTCGATCGCATGTATCGCGTGCTCGCGGCACTCGATCATCCAGAGCGCCGGCTGCCGCCGGTGATCCATCTGGCCGGCACCAACGGCAAGGGCTCGACGACGGCGAACCTGCGCGCGATCCTGGAAGCGGCGGGCCGCTCGGTGCACGTCTACACCTCGCCGCATCTGGTGCGTTTCAACGAGCGTATCCGGCTCGGCGCGCCCGATGGCGGGCGCTTCGTCAGCGACGAGGCGCTGAGCGCGGCCCTCGCCCATGTCGAAAAGGTCAATGCGGGCGTGCCCGTGACGATCTTCGAGATCACAACGGCGGCGGCGTTCCATCTGTTCGCGGAAAACCCCGCCGACGTACTGCTGCTGGAGACCGGGCTTGGCGGCCGGCTCGATGCGACCAATGTGGTCGACACGCCGCTTGCCAGCGTGATTACCTCGATCTCGCTCGACCACGAGATGTATCTCGGCACCACGCTTGCGGAAATCGCGGGCGAGAAGGCTGGCATCATCAAGAAGGGCGTGCCGGTC of Hyphomicrobiales bacterium contains these proteins:
- a CDS encoding acetyl-CoA carboxylase carboxyl transferase subunit beta; this encodes MNWINTVVRPKIRNLLAKREVPENLWIKCPETGEMVFHRDLEANNWVVPASGHHMRMPAAKRLDMVFGDEAWETIPTPEVPVDPLKFRDERRYTDRLKDAKTKTGKEDAVLIARGAIDGVDVIASVQDFSFMGGSLGMAAGEALITGMTLARKEKKPFVLFVSSGGARMQEGILSLMQMPRTTVAVDALKDAGLPYIVVLTNPTTGGVTASYAMLGDVHIAEPGALIGFAGPRVIEQTIREKLPEGFQRSEYLLEHGMVDMVVSRNDLKDTLARLCRLLMRVPAAGKTEAPTKPAPVEAAAPAEPKAEAETEAAKAESEDATPAAAQ